A portion of the Chondrinema litorale genome contains these proteins:
- a CDS encoding C40 family peptidase, translating into MRTKSEFDILLSHITNKELKQRLVDFRNDGIERTLDLTTDNPEKVINAAEYYLGTKHKMGGLTKRGMDCSGLIKVSFAQYGGELPHNSHEQGRYGRIIANRGDLQRGDLVFFINTYNSANLITHSGIYLGDGKFIHASSKKGVSVASVDDPYYWKDKYIFGTRVF; encoded by the coding sequence ATGAGAACAAAATCTGAATTTGACATTTTATTATCACACATTACTAACAAGGAATTAAAACAAAGATTAGTAGATTTCAGAAATGATGGCATTGAAAGAACCTTAGATCTTACTACAGATAATCCTGAAAAAGTAATTAATGCAGCCGAATATTATTTAGGAACCAAGCACAAGATGGGAGGTTTAACAAAAAGAGGTATGGATTGTTCAGGACTTATAAAAGTAAGCTTTGCTCAATATGGTGGCGAACTACCACACAATTCTCATGAGCAAGGAAGGTATGGAAGAATTATAGCAAATAGGGGAGATTTGCAGCGTGGTGATTTAGTTTTCTTTATCAATACCTATAACTCTGCTAATCTAATTACGCATTCGGGGATCTACTTGGGCGATGGAAAATTTATCCATGCGTCGAGCAAGAAAGGGGTGAGTGTGGCTTCTGTAGATGACCCTTATTATTGGAAAGATAAATACATTTTTGGAACCAGAGTGTTTTAA
- a CDS encoding PhoH family protein has protein sequence MAGRRKKQPKIFVLDTSVILYDHASINNFEENDVAIPISVLEELDNFKKGNDTLNFNAREFTRFLDNASDRETLHEWIPIQKGNGKGKMKVIMDEESQPDAREIFGANKADHRILNVAIKLKQEFPSRSVTLISKDINLRIKAKSLDLIAADYETGKVTHVDELYSGMELIDGVDNEIIDKIYKDGSCSLEELNIDVTVVANKYFIIKNNSASALTYYNPETKLLERVHKTNAYNIKPKNAEQVFALHALLNNNIRLVTLQGVAGTGKTLLALAGAIEMRKSYQQIYLARPIVPLSNKDIGFLPGDIKSKLNPYMEPLYDNLKFIKNQFKETDKEFKRITEMLDNEKLVITPLAYIRGRSLSNIFFIVDEAQNLTPHEIKTIITRAGENTKIIFTGDIYQIDTPYLDTQSNGLSYLIDRLHNHPLVAHVKLQKGERSELANLANDLL, from the coding sequence ATGGCAGGAAGAAGAAAAAAGCAACCTAAGATATTTGTATTAGACACTTCAGTTATTCTTTATGACCACGCTTCGATCAATAACTTTGAAGAAAACGATGTAGCCATCCCCATATCTGTTTTAGAAGAGCTGGATAATTTCAAAAAAGGCAACGATACGCTAAACTTTAATGCCAGAGAATTTACCCGGTTTCTCGATAATGCCTCAGACCGTGAAACATTGCATGAGTGGATACCCATTCAAAAAGGCAATGGAAAAGGTAAGATGAAGGTAATAATGGACGAAGAAAGCCAACCAGATGCAAGAGAAATTTTTGGTGCTAATAAAGCTGATCATCGCATTTTAAATGTGGCGATTAAACTAAAGCAAGAATTCCCTAGCAGATCGGTAACATTAATTAGTAAAGATATTAACCTCAGAATTAAGGCAAAGTCTCTTGATTTGATAGCTGCTGATTATGAAACTGGCAAAGTTACTCATGTTGATGAGCTATATTCGGGCATGGAGCTTATAGATGGTGTTGATAATGAAATTATTGATAAAATTTATAAAGATGGCTCCTGTTCTTTAGAAGAGCTTAATATAGATGTAACTGTTGTAGCTAATAAGTACTTTATTATTAAAAACAACAGTGCTTCAGCACTTACTTATTACAACCCAGAAACAAAGCTATTAGAAAGAGTACATAAGACCAATGCATACAATATAAAACCTAAAAATGCTGAACAGGTCTTTGCACTTCATGCTTTGCTTAACAACAATATTAGATTAGTAACTTTACAAGGTGTTGCTGGTACAGGTAAAACATTACTTGCTTTGGCAGGAGCTATTGAGATGCGAAAAAGCTACCAACAAATCTACTTAGCTAGACCTATTGTTCCTTTAAGCAATAAAGATATTGGTTTTTTGCCGGGCGATATCAAGTCTAAGCTAAACCCATATATGGAGCCACTGTATGATAATCTTAAGTTCATTAAAAATCAGTTTAAAGAAACTGATAAGGAGTTTAAGCGAATTACAGAGATGCTCGATAATGAAAAACTGGTTATTACACCTTTAGCTTATATAAGAGGTCGAAGTCTTTCTAATATCTTTTTCATTGTGGATGAAGCTCAAAACCTTACTCCACATGAGATTAAGACTATTATCACACGAGCAGGAGAAAACACTAAGATTATTTTTACTGGAGATATTTATCAGATAGATACACCATATCTTGATACTCAAAGTAATGGGCTATCCTATTTAATAGACAGGTTACATAATCATCCTTTGGTGGCTCATGTTAAGCTTCAAAAAGGTGAGCGCTCAGAATTGGCAAACCTTGCTAACGATTTATTATAA